The following nucleotide sequence is from Nothobranchius furzeri strain GRZ-AD chromosome 6, NfurGRZ-RIMD1, whole genome shotgun sequence.
TCAATAAAACAAGTTGACACAAACCTCACAGGATGGATATAAATGTATCTGCTAACTGCAGCTCATTTGACAAATCTGGttttcctgtttttgatctttccaTGCAGGTGTTGTCTTCCCCTATTTCCCTCGTTTGGGAAGATACAACCTAAACTTTTATGATGCCGATCGGGCATGCCGGGAACAGGATGCAATTCTGGCATCTGCTGACCAGCTGTATGAAGCATTTCAAGAAGGAATGAACTGGTGCAACGCCGGTTGGCTGAGTGATGGCTCAGTCCGGTATCCTATTACTACCCCCAGGGAACCCTGTGGTGGCAAGAACATGGCGCCTGGCGTCCGAACCTACGGGCTACGAGACAAGGACAAGAACCACTACGATGCGTTCTGCTTCAGCTCCCACTACAATGGTGAGGAATAGTCTCTTTGCcttcttttatttttgtgtttattttagtgattttaattgtttttcaaactttcagtgattttttttcttttcctgtcCTGACTACAAAATTCTGAGGAAGTTGGAATTTGCGCTCAGTCCCAAGGTTTTTCCTTTCGTCATGGTTTCAACCTAAAGACACCTTTAAATTTGATTTGACTGATTGTTTAAACCAAAATTTTATAGATAAACAACATATGATAAAAAATGCCAAATCTCCACGAGCAAAACTAAATACACTCAGTGATTTAAGATATTTTAAAACCTACTTTAGCACGAAATGACATAAAAATTCTGTGACATTGTTGTTGTTGGATTTTAGGTCATTGTTGTTGTCTTTTTTTTCCCTAACCCTTAGAGCCCGTGTGTCCTCTAACTGGGGACAAGCAGGTGTAGCAGCAAAAGGCCGAGGGCCCAAAGGGTGGTTCTTTTCTTCTTTATTCATTCTGTTGCAGATCTGGTCTGTAGTAGGGGTGATTGCTTTGCGTGGAGGTGTCACATTAATATGTTATGTGCTGACCTACACCAACAAACATTTTATGTCCCGATCTATAAcaaatttaaaatgatcaaagagTGTACTTACTTTTCCCATGACTGCTGTTCAAAAGGAATGATTACTTCTGGGCATCCCCCTTTGGAGACTGGTCAGTGGTCTTGTGGAGTAAAAGTTTCTTCTACACACTAGGAGTATTAGTAAGAGAATAGGTGTAAATCTCTTTACCTGTCAACAGTTTCAGCTTCTCACTGAGGCCCTCTTCATGGGCTGTCATCTGATAGATTGAAGACATGGCTAATATCCGGTATTCATAGAGTGCATCATGTAGGAGTGGCAAGTGGAGATGTCATGTCCACGGGCACTGCCATATGCTCTTGGTGGTAGTGAGGAGGGTGTCCCAGGTTCTTGAGAGTCCGTAATCTCCTTTGTCCCTGTTGGTAGTTTATTTCTCACGTGCCCTGATTTTTATAGACTTCCTTATCCATCTCCTGTGTCAGTCGGTTTCTTTCCCTATGatctttgttgttccagtccatcACATGCAGTGGTCCGTTATTGCTGACTCCAGAATTTTGCTGTTGGCCATTTTCTTTTGATGTCATCAGAACTTTGCTTTTCTCCATGCAGTCATTCAGGTGTGCAGCAGTCTTCCGGTCTCTCCTGTGTAACACTTGTTGCATGACAGGCATGGTATTTTATAGATTACGTTGCATTGTTAGTTTGGGTTTGTTTTGTCCTTCAGGTGCACTAGTAGCTGTTTGATTTTGTAACAGATGCAATGTGGTGCTGGTAGAGGGATCTTCTGACGTGTTGGTTGTCACCTGTATGTACGTTAGACTCAAATTCATCTTCTGctgtgagaaaccattttttactcattatttttgaaaacaatccgtcactctgagtttaacttgcagacagaacatgaaaatagtcttgttACCCTACCTCCTGCACTAatatctgatagaaaataaatggaaaaacgcTTGACTCACTCATGAATTGCGATGGGGAAGGTTGTTCTTGGTTTAGtagccaggaaacagcagagaacatctcaaccattagaagctaacagttagcattagcaactccacaaaacgacagaactcctccaggcttgtgttattgatgaagataaaacatcagtgttgcaaagcaaacagagtgagtggtagagtcgtgttgatgttatccaatcagagacaagatgtccaaaaatcttgaagtaagactccagatcttgccatctgaagctactttctcctccagctgacttctacgtcctcgAGTAGAAGCACTGGAGCTTTTCCCCCAAAgcacgactcacacacacacacacacacacacacacacacacacacacacacacacacacacacacacacacacacacacacacacacacacacacacacacacacacacacacacacacacacacacacacacacatatatataaattaaaatagGAGTAAATTTGACCTTCAAGGCAATGGATGCATGATGTGTTCTAATGTCTTTGTTCTCATCCCATTCCTAGGTCGGTTCTACTACCTGATCCACCCATCAAAACTGACCTATGATGAAGCTGTCAGTGCTTGTCAAAAAGATGGTGCAGAGATCGCCAAGGTCGGCCAGATGTTTGTTGCATGGAAGCTGAAGGGCTATGACCGCTGTGATCCTGGCTGGTTGGCAGACGGGAGCGTGCGTTATCCCATCTCCAATCCCAAACGACGCTGCAGTCCCACTGAAGCTGCTGTGAGGTTCAATGGCTTTCCTAACAAAAAGCACAAGCTGTATGGAGTGTACTGTTTCAAGGGCCAAAACTGAGCTTCAGACCCTATATCCTTCAAACACATATTCTCTACAAGCATGCACAAACATTTACATTAATGAACACACCAGAGGGAGGAAACAATTGAGGAGGGAATTCTGAGGTATGGACATATACATTTAAACTGTGATGCTTTATTTAAAGGAAACCTTAAGACGGTATTGTCAGACATTCATGTTATTGCTTTGTAATCTAGGACCTGATTATTTACAAGACAGTTTACACTTATTTAAGGTTTATATTATTTAATCAATGCCTTTGAACAGGGTGGTTGGGTTGTTGTGAGAGTTCAGGATGGGTCAATGTCACAGTTACAGAAGAAACAAGGCATGCCAAGAAAACAGAACGACCCAGAACAACATCACAGTTGGACTAAAACCTTTGGCACTTATCTTGTTTTTGGTCACAACCATGAAACAGCTAAAAGCAAGATGGGGGGAAAGCTCAACTTCTGTAAAACTGATCAAATAAGACAAGCTGGCACAAATGTATTATTGTGCCTTGCTGTCCGTTCTCAACAAGGTGCTATGACCAGTACTTTGTACTGCACCCTACTGTCCagtattttatgttttttgtacTATTGCGTTGGACCAAACAGTGTCATCGACAAAATTAATAGGAAACAGGAACATCCAAATATTAGCATTCTGTTTTATACATGTAGAATGTGATCATTTAGAAATGTATTTCTGTTCATGAATACTTTTGATATATTGtagaacttttttattttttcatctctCTGGTGAAACTGTCAGAATCTTCTTGGTTTACATAAAACACATTAAAGCAGTGGTGAGAAAAATGGCTATTGTCAAAAAAAAGGGTTTTGCACTGAACGCATAAAAACAATGGCGCCATGGGGAACGTGAACACCAGTGTTCTTATTGCAGCAATACAAAATGCCTGGCATGAATTAGATGACGACGTGCAGATTTACGGCTATATTAGAGATCAGCTCGGACTTTGGAGCATGttttggcattaagcagctctgaGCAGATCCACTCTTGCTACAGCGCCTTGGCATCAACTTCAACTTTTGACCAAAGTTTTGTATCATGTATAAACCTTTGCGAACAACGGTAGGCACAGTATATAACACCTTACCGTTGCCACTATTGAGATGTGATTTATCTTGAATACGACTTTTTTTTGGTCAGCCTGAATTTAAAGCGGGAAATAAAACACTTCATTTCAGTGAAACTCTGAAAATGGCCGCTCCGACATAACATGCCTACAACGGTGTCTTAGGCAGGTTGGTTACTGTATTGGCTATGGTAGTCCAGTAGTGAAGGTTTTGTCAAGTGCTGGCATTGGTTCGACTCCCTGTGGTGTCGGTAAGAAATTATTTAGCCACCTGAAGCAAATTTCATGTCTAAATagaagttttattgattattttctgcaaaataattTGTTTCTGTAAAGGTTTTTAAATTTTTGATGAGAATTAGCTTCTCTAAATTTGAGAATCCGAAAAGGGCaggatgccttctccaggtcaggaatgaggtcctgcctcaagtggaggagtttaagtatctcggggtttgATCTTGAGTGAGGAAAAGCTGGAGcacgagatcgacaggtggaatggtgctgcatctgcagtgatgcgggcgttgtaccggtgtgtcgtggtgaagagagatctgagccggaagctctcaatttactggtcgatttgcattcctaccctcacctatgttcacgagctttgggtagtgaccgaaagaacgggactgtagatacaagtggccaaaatttgtttactccgcagggtgtctaggctcttccttagagataagatgagaagcttggtcatccgggaggggctaggagtagacctgctgctcctccatgtcaagAGGAGTCTGTTGAGGTGgtccgggcatctgattaggatgcctcctggacacattcctggtgaggttttccaggcagatccaaccgggaggagacccaaaggaagacccaggacacagtggaggaactatgtctctcggctggccggggaacgccttgggattcccctggaggagccagtttatgtggctggggagagggatgtctgagcCTCTCAGCTTTGGCTGCttcccccatgacccgactctggataagcagctgaaaatggatggatgaatggataaaggtttttgaatttggtcatttcaaagcagcattttagttgctttactctgctcacctcacatggagtcACACTTGCTAAAtgaacaaagaaagtaaaaacaacaacaacaacaaaaaacacaataatcCTTATATTTAAAGAGTTTACCAATAAAAGATTGATAATATGACACTTGCAAGTGCAGCTAAAAAGGATGAAAAAAGTTACTTCAGAGAACAGGATGTGAACCTGCACAAAACTACATGCCAgccttaccactagactaccaagtcTGTCATATAACCTTTGTCACCTATGCCACATATCCTAAGCTGACCAGGGGAGACAGAGTAGAGACTAGCTTCAgggagaggagcagggcctgatgttgGGAGCAGGAAGATGGAGTGAGATACAACTTTTACATTAGGTTGTTTCAGGAATTTCAAAATAAGTCAAAATTTGCagttgaaacaggaaaatgcataaaTGCAAACAAAATCGTTTGGGGGTATTGTTCATGTGAAAACAACAATATTACGCGTTGCAAAGCTCCAAagagtggattttccatgatgtgCCCCCTTTAAAGAAAACAAGCAGAGTGAGTCTTTGccaaattttttgtttttaacattttattccGTCACACACCACCTCACAAACTGTCTGGGAGAAACAAATCAGTTCTCATGGTTACTCAAGTTTTCAATGCTATACATTTGGACCCCATAGATTTCTGCTCCTGTGACAAGATGACATACTGAGTAGAGCATTTTTTAAATTCCCTTGTTTGTTGTGTGGAAAATATCTGAATTAAACTCAAGGAAAACAACTTTAGGGTGTGATAAGGGTGTGTCTAATAAAAATGGGAATCAGTGGATCACAACTTTGACAAATAAAGGTCCACATGTCATTACAGAAATCCGTTAACGCTAACTCCTACTTGCCATTGTTACTTTAATTCAAAGAAGCTAATGTTagctcttttaaatgttttacttttaaGGGAAATGATGGTTTAAACATGTCAATAATGTTTGCAATCCTAAAAATGTACACAGTTGATTGTTTTTTTAGGAAAATAATTATTTTGTGCAGAAACACATAAGAACACAAACCAACACAGATAACATGAAGGCATTAGCTAGTAAGTGCTATATGGAATTATGGATGTCATTTCAATGTAACTCTCATTTAAAATGTCTTTTTCGTCTTGTTTTTAGGCCTGCATTATATGTTATATATGAACAACaaagaataaaacacagaaatgttAAAAAGCTAAAAATACGATGTGCTTCaaatttattttttgttgcttTACCACAAAATGTGGTGAATTGTTGTTTCACCAGAAAGCTGATATTGGTGTTGGTGTGTCTCTACCTGTCCTTTGGGGAAAAAAACAACTCTACTTAAAAAGGTTATTTTTAAAAGTTTCTTTAGCAGCCTCCCTGGTGGAATGTGCGGGGaagggaggaagagcggagagccGCCCGGACAGAAAAGCCTTTTGCTGCGTTAGAAATGCTGCAGAACCACGCTACAGAAGTTGGAAACTCTTGTCCAAGATGTTTTTCCTTTCCATGACTATACTTTTTAGTTTTTACTTGTTTGCATGGTATTCAGTAGCTACTTAAGCAGAGCACTATGCGAACAGTAATAAGGAACATGGTTACATAACATAAAGGTCTGCATATTCACCCCTCAACAAAAGGTTGTACTGATTAGGTACTGAATGTAGATCACTTGTAATCTAGAGGTCTATCTCTTGTAAATTAGCCCCTTCCTGACATCAGCAAACACATTTAGACACAGCCCTGAACCAGAGGCGGATTAAGGCAAAGGCAAAgttggcacgtgcctagggcctgattggctggatggggcccagacagaggaacaaaattaaaaataaataaattaaaaattaaatgtacaaatgtcctatgatagaatttgtagctaggactcctatctacaatttgtttcaataacttatcaattaactaaaaatagtgacaatgtttatcttaaccatagaccgtttcattggctacgtcacattaaacctctggggtccatggacaaGCAtaggcgtcttttgaacaggtctgatttgggacgctgtagcagcaagactccgcctccctgggttttggtttcaattcagctttaaaaatgagattataaactacaccccagtctttaaattttgttaataggcaacgtaaaagcggagttatactaaactaaaaaatgacctatttttagacaatctgataacttgtcaaaacagcggtttgtaatctgtgagcgggaatgtgcttgtgaacattaaaaacccacaaaaacacgagatccttttgctgttggtggaagtctcacatattcagttgataaaaagcatcattatgtagctgagagagagaaaggaaggccgcacgagtaaagagatgtgcgcaaaaaggagccgcttcgcagggaaaggagtggcgcgaccggagtaacaacaaacaattagacagatattgacggtaaactttgtattttggagcgatccggacagatatgttgtctctgcagtttagcaggcttttattaggcttatataaaggatgatgagaaggataaatgtccaccaggcagttcagatagtacggctgttttttgaactggaagcagaggaagtggacggagactcgcagccggagtctgaggcaaacagcaaggatgttgatgacgatgtggcagatccatccttcctcatagaagagttgggtcatgatgaggtagaggatgaaggcagagatccagctcctcagagatccaacaagaggagtgggcggtgccgcgcagctgtcagatctcggcgtagacggagccactcttctctctccaaaatccatgtacattattgccaaattaataaaataagtataaattcagatagtccaggttgtcctgaaattaatgataccccataaggcaatatttattgtttttattataaaatacaaaagaaaaaccaaaatgagtcaaaaacggtgatttacactctggatcccagagagctaataatttttttaattagttatttgctatatttagtcatatttttcataaatgtacagtctagattaccagtctaaatgataaaaaacattcgtcataaatgtttgttggtttcacagtaaaataaacaacttttttcctattcaga
It contains:
- the hapln1b gene encoding hyaluronan and proteoglycan link protein 1; its protein translation is MIPVLICALVSLSVAQHDLDILYPDLEHSRTIYVIEDGPRLSVVAEQSKVVSRRGGNVTLPCKIQRDQSLAPNHKMRIKWTKLTSDYLKELDVFVAMEHHKRSYGSFHRRVHLQGSSPTDASLVITELRLDDYGSYKCEVIDGLEDGTAVVSLDLEGVVFPYFPRLGRYNLNFYDADRACREQDAILASADQLYEAFQEGMNWCNAGWLSDGSVRYPITTPREPCGGKNMAPGVRTYGLRDKDKNHYDAFCFSSHYNGRFYYLIHPSKLTYDEAVSACQKDGAEIAKVGQMFVAWKLKGYDRCDPGWLADGSVRYPISNPKRRCSPTEAAVRFNGFPNKKHKLYGVYCFKGQN